CCTCCGGGAACGTGAAGGCGCAGACCACGACCGCCGAGTGGTGCGGCCACCTGCTGCCGCTGGAGGAGATCGCGCACGGCAGCGGCGAGACGACGTTCCAGGGCTCGGGCTACCTCACCTGCGCTGGCGGAGCGGACTACTCCTACGTGGACTTCAACGCGTACTCCACGACGCCGGACCGCCAGGAGTTCCAGCTGCTGGCCACGACGGCCACGGAGGACTACCTGGCCAAGACGCTGGAGACGGATCCGCTGAACGTGGTGCTGGACGCGGGTCCGGACCGGGTCCTGTATTACGACTCGGTGGCCATGGCCTACGACGAGGCCAGCGGCCGGATGGAGACCTTCTACTCCACCGCGGACACCACGGTGCTGCTCCTGCCGCCGGGCCTGAACTTCGACCACCCCCGCGAGCTCATCGGCACGGGACTGGCGGGCAACGCCATCCGCACCTGCCTGGAGCGCGGCTCCGCGACGGGCGCGCTGGACTGCGACTACACGCTGGCGAAGAAGGACGCGGCCGGCAACATCACCGCCTTCGCGGGCGGCTACACGGGCGTGGCGGCGGTGAATGCCCAGACGTCCGTGGCCGCGAAGAAGTGGCTGCCGGACACGACGGCCTACTGGCCCACGCCGGGCGCGTTCAACGCGGCCAGGCTGTACCTGCCGGCGCGAGGCACGTACGTGACCGGCCTGCCGGCCAACTGCACCGTGACGACGGTGAAGAGCGAGGTGAACATCGTCCTCTTGAGCGCGGGTGGCCGCTGCAAGGTGAACAACGTCGCCGCGACCACGCCGGGCACGGTGGTGCTCACGGGCAGCCTGCCGCTGGGCACGGGCGCGGACGCGTCCAGCATCCCCTTCAACGGGCTGATGGACCTGGGCACGGACTGCCTGGCCCACGAGCAGGACGTGGCGATGCAGGCCTTCACCACGGTGAACGCGACCTGCCCCCGCTCCGGTGGCGGCTTCAGCCCGGTGACGCGCGTGGGCTTCCGCCGGCTGGCGGTGCTGGACTTCAAGAACAGCTGCCTCGCTGCGGGCACGCGCGTGCTGCGCGCGGACGGCAGGTCCGTCCCCGTGGAGTCCGTGAAGGTCGGTGACCGCGTGCTGTCGAACACGTCCGGCCGCGCCCTCACCGTCACCACGGTGACGAAGGGCACCGAGTCCCAGCCGATGGTGCGCCTGAAGGCAGGCAAGGGCCAGGACGTGCTCGTCACCAACACCCACCCCATGGTGAGCCGCACCCGCGGCGTCGTGACGGCGGGCGAGCTCGCGGTGGGTGACGTGCTCATGACGAAGGACGGAGAGGCGACGCTGGCCTCCGTGGAGCGCGTGCCCTTCAAGGGCCAGGTCTACAACCTGACCCTGGGCACGGACACGGAGCTGCTGGACGTGGGCGCCAAGGAGCACACGCTCATCGCCAACGGCTTCGTGGTCGGTGACGCGCGCATGCAGACGGACCTGGCGCGGGAGAAGCACACGCCAGTCGCCTCGGACGTGCTGGCCGTGCTGCCCGCCGCGTGGCACGCGGACTACCTGAACAGCCGCCGCTAAGAAGCGTCAGGCCTCGCGCGAACGCAGCAGGTAGAAGACGTAGCCGTAGCTGTCCCCGTGGCGGCGGTACAGGTTCACCTCCTGTTCCGCCGCCGCGATGACCTCGCGCAGCGCCGCGTCCGCGGTGGGGCGCAGCCGTTCGATGCGCTGGAGGAGCGGCGTGTAGTAGTCGTCCCACCACGCGGACGCGGGCAGCGTGAAGGTGTCCAGCACCGTGAAGCCCGCCGCCTCCGCTCTGGCGCGGTTCTGGGCGATGTTGCCCATGGACGGATACCCGGAGGCCCAGAAGCGCACCGCCTCCGGGGGACGGACGTCGGTGAGCCAGGTGCACTCGGTGACGGCCACCTGCCCACCGGCCGCGAGCAACGGCCGCCACTGGCGCAGGCCCTGCTCGAAGCCCAGCAGGTAGATGGCGCCCTCGGACCAGAGCAGGTCGAAGGAGCCGGGCGGCAGCGACAGCGCGCTCATGTCCTCCTGGCGCGTGACGATGGCGTCCGACAGTCCCTGCTCGCGGGCCTCGCGCTCCAGCCGGTCCAGATAGGGCCGGTGCAGGTCCACGGCGGTGACGCGCGTGCCCAGCTCCCGCGCGAGCACCAGCGACTGCCGTCCGGTGCCCGCGCCCAGGTCCAGCACGCGCGGCGAGGGCGGCAGCGGGGACAGGCGCCGCAGCGCTTCCCGGGTGCAGGCGTCGCTGCCGGGGCCCAGGCGGGGCAGCTCGTTGTAGAGGGTGAAGAAGGCGTTGACCGTCTGGCGCAGCTCGCCGGAGCTGCGCTTCACGTTGCCCTGGAGCAGCGGGACGCGCTTCCAGTGCTCCTCGATGCGCTGCTTGAAGAGCTCCGGCATGGGCAGGTCCGCGCGCAGCGTGGTCCACGCGTCGAGCGCGACCTCGACCGCGCCCTTCACCACCGGGAGGACGTCCTCGTCCGCCAGACCCAGCTTGCGCGCCAGCCGCTCGAAGCTCTGGAGCGACACGTCCTCGAAGCGCTTGGACTTCGCCAGGTTCAGCGCGAGCTGATCCTGCGGCATGTACTGGATGGTGGAGACGAAGTCGTACGCGGGCGACAGCGTGGGGCGCGTGCCGTCCGGGTAGTAGAGGGACCAGTTCTTGTGGTGCGCGTCGCCGTTGCCGCACGCGATGATGAACACCAACCGCCGCAGGAACTCCTGGAGCGCGTCCAGGCCCGCGACCTTGAGCAGCACGTTGGCGATGGTCTCGTAGTTGTACTTCTTGTACTTCTCGTCGGAGTACAGCCCCAGCACCTGCGCCAGGTCCTCCATGTGCACGCGGCGGCCGGGGGACGGCCGGTCGAAGCGGCGGATGGCGTACGCCAGGTCCTCGCGCAGGGTGATGCCCTCCGGGAGGCCGTGCAGCTCGGAGACCGGGAGCAGCTGGAGCTCCGGCACGTCGATGCCGGTGGCGCGCGCCCAGGTCATCACGGACAGCTCGTTCTCCGGCACGCGGTCGTAGCGGTTGTCCGGGAGCTTGACGATCCAGTCTCCGCCCAGGCCCCCCATGGGCAGCGTCATGCCCCGGTCGCGCCGGAGCATGGAGAACTTGAGCTGCACGCCCGCGAGCGAGAAGCGCAGCGGTTCGCCGTCCGACACGGGCTCCGCGGGGACGTCCACCAGCGGCGCGTCGTGGCCGGCGAGCTCGCCCGCGGGACGGACGATGACGGCGCCAGAGAGGTCCGCGCCCAGGTGGGCGATGAAGAAGAACTCGCGCTGCCGGGCGATGTGCTGGCGTTCGGAGATGAGGTCGCGCAGCGGGCCTTCGGGCAGGAGGTTGGAGAAGAACGGCGGCAGCCGCATGCGGCTGGTGTGGCGGCGCGACAGGTCGTCCTCGAAGAACTGGCCCAGCACGGGGCGCGGGTAGCGCTGGCGGTAGTCCTCGGAGAGGCTGAACTCGATGCGCTCGTCCGCGAGCAGCGTGAGCGTGCCGACGTGCACGTCACCAATGAGGACGTCGAGGATGCCCGTGGTGGACACAGGGAGCGTGGGGTCCATGTCAGTCCTCATCGTCGTCGATGATCATCGACTGGAGCGAAGGCCGGTCCGAGTCGTCCCAGCGCGTGCGGGCCTCCATGAACTGGCGCAGGACGGGCTCCAGCACCGCCTGACGCAGCTGGAGGAACCCCAGCCCGTCATTGCCCCTCAGTGCGTCCAGGGCCTTCGGGGTGAGCCCGTGGCTCTGGAGGATCTCCTCCGCCGGGGGCGGCCGTGCTTCGAGCACCTGGACGAGCGAGCGCCCCGGCACCGGAGGGTGGAAGAGGAAGCCGAAGGTCCCGTCCATCACGCGCCGGACCATCCGGCGGTCCACGATTCCAGGCGTCATCCACCGCACGTCACCCGGGGGGAGGATGGGCTGGAGTCCCTCGCCCGGCAGCTCCAGCAACTCTCCGGGCTCCAACACGGCCCCTGTCAGCAGGTGACGTGGCTGGAGGGACATCATCGCGATGCGCAGGACCAGCGGAGGTCCCATGGGAGCGTTGGGAATGACGGGCATCCCCGTCTCCATCCACCAGCGGATGAGCGGCGGAGGGACCTGCCCCAGCAACGCCTGGATGGAGCGCTCCTCGTCGGAGCGGATGGCCGCGAAGACCTGGAGGGCCTCCGCGGGCTTCAGCCCCCAGCCGCCGAAGACGATGTGGCGCCAGAACCAGCGCGACACCAGCTCTCGCGAGCGCGGTGACGGTTCGGGGTGCAGCTGGAAGAAGCGCGTCAGCAGGACCAGCGAGGTCTCTGGCTCGGGCAGGAGCTTGAGGTGCGGGATGAACGCATCGCGCTTGAGGAACACGATGGCGTCCCGGAGCGCCCGGTCCGTGCGGCGGACGGTCTCCGTGAGCTCGTCGTCCTGGTTGAGCTGCTCCTGGTAGCCCCGCGTGAAGTCCAGGCCGCGCACGGCCAGCACGGCCCTGAGCAGCAGCGACTCCGGGATGCTCCCGAAGCCCAGCTCCCGCAGCCCTTCGGTCACCGACTCCAGGCTGAGCGAGCGCGAGCCCACGTACAGCGCGTTGAACACCTCTTCATCCGTGAGCGGGCGGCCCGCGGTGTTGAGGCGCTTGAAGATGATGCGCAGGACCTTCTCGTCCGCCGTGTCCACGACGTACGCGGGCACCTGGTACTCGCGGATGGCCTTGCCCAGGCGGATGGCGGCGCGCAGGTGCTCCGGGTTCGCCTCACGGCCCGGGTAGCGGTTGAGCCAGTGGAGCAGCGACTCGCTGTCCAGCACCTCGTTCATGGGCAGCCAGTGCGGTGGCGGTGCCCCGGCGGCCGGAGGCGCGTGCAGCTCCTCCGTCTCCAGGTCGAAGTACAGGTGGAAGTCATCGCGTCCGGCTTCATCGCCATAGGACGGATGCAGCAGCACCCCCGCGAGCGCCGTCACGCGCTGCTGTCCGTCCACGGCCCACAGGCCCTGGCTCGTGGAGGGCGCGTCGATGCGCACGGGGCCGAAGCTGACGTTGGCGGCGGGGGCTTCCCGGCGCCAGAACAACAGGGTCCCGATGGGATAGCCCCGGTACACGCTGTCCAGCAGGTCGCGCACGTCCTCCGCGGTCCAACGCAGGGGGCGCTGGAAGTCGGGGATGCGCACCTCGCCGCGCCGCACGCGGTCGAGCAGGTCCTCGATGCTGAACGACTTCGTCTCCGGGCGCCGCGTCAGGGGAGCGGGCATCGCGTGCCTCCTCCCCCGAGTCTGTAACCCGAAGCTCCAGTAGCCGCCACCCTCGCGCGGGAAACGTCACCACCGCACAGCCAGCCTCCGCGAGTCCCGCCGTATTGCACCGCGAGTCATCGCGACTCCCAACGAGGGGGAATCACCCATGCGCATCACCCATCACGCCCGGTTCCTCCGGGCGCTCACGGCCGTGGCCTGCCTTGGCACCGCCTGCCGCCCGGAAGACGCCGCTGAACCCACCACCCCGCCCGCGCCACAGTCGCCCGCCATCTCCGGCATGCGCTCCGCGTGGGTCCGCATTGGCCCCAAGGCCGACGCCCGCGAGGTGAAGTACGAAGCCATCGACGGTCTGGCCATCTTCGAGGGCGACATCATCCTGGGCACCGTGGAGGACGTGGAGCGCGAGTCCCCCAAGGTGAAGGCCCAGGCCGCCAACCGCGTCTCCGCGGAGAGCATCCAGGTCTCCGGCAGCAGCAAGCGCTGGCCCAACGGCGTCGTCCCGTACGTCCACGTCTACGGCTCGCTGGATGACAACTTCGTCGTCAACGACGCCATCCGGCACTGGCAGCGCCGCACGGGCCTGCGCTTCGTCCCCATCTCCGCCAGCACGCCCACCTCCGTCGACCACGTCTACTTCGTGAAGGGCCAGGGGTGCTCTTCCTCCGTGGGACGCCAGGGCGGCCGGCAGTTCGTCACGCTGGAGGGCACGTGCACCCTGGGCAACGTCATCCATGAGCTGGGTCACGCCATCGGCTTCTGGCACGAGCAGAGCCGCGAGGACCGCGACCTCTTCGTCGACATCATCTCGGCGAACATCCTCCCCGGCCGTGAGGGCGCCTTCGAGCAGCACATCAGCAACGGCGACGACTTCGGGCCCTATGACTACGGGTCCATCATGCACTACGGCCCCACGGCGTTCGGCAAGCCCGACCCCGTCAACGGCAAGCCCATGGAGACCATCCGCACCAAGGGGGGCCAGTTCATTGGTCAGCGCATCGCCCTGAGCGCGGGTGACGTCGCCTCCGCCGCGTCCATGTACCCGGGCGAGACGAAGGGCAACTTCGAGGAGATCACCTCCACCGGCTACGTGAAGGGCTGGACCTTCGACACCGCGTCACCGTCCGTCTCCACGGACGTGCACTACTACATCGACGGTCCGGCGGGCGTCGGCGTGTTCGGCGGCTCCGCGCTCGCGAACGTCGCGCGCCCGGACGTCAACACCGCGCACGACGGCATCCTCGGCGACCATGGGTTCTACTTCCCCGTGCCGGCGCACTTCCGCGACGGCCAGAACCACACGATGCACGTCTACGGCATCGACGCGCAGAACCTCCACAACCCGCTGCTCGCGGGCTCGCCGCGCACGTTCAACCTGCCGGGCGCCTTCGGCACGCTGGAGAACATCTCCTACGACGGCACGGTGACGGGCTGGGCGCTGGACCTGGACTCGCCGTCGGCGTCCATCACGGTCTACTACTCCATCGACGGCAACCCGGCGTCCGTGGCCAACGTGGTGGCGAACCTCTACCGCGCGGACGTGAAGAACCTCTACCCCATGGCGTCCGGCGCGAACGGCTTCTCCTTCCGCATCCCGGACCACTACGTGGACGGCCTGGAGCACACGCTGCGCATCTACGCGTTGGATCAGCAGGGCCGCCACAGCCCGCTGCTCGTCAACGCCCCCAAGACGTTCCGGCTGGCCATGCCCTCCGTCTACAAGGCGGGCGTCTTCGCGGGCACGGGCAGCGCGGATCAGCTCATCGCCGTTGACGGGTCGGGCTATGGCCCGCGCGTGCTGGTCTCCGGCTACGTCAACGCCAATGCCTTCCCCATCTTCCACTACCAGGAGGCCTGGAGCGCGTCGGTCCTGCTCAATGGCTGGCACAACCCCGGTGACATCAAGCTCCAGGGGGACTTCCGGGGCCTGGGCTACGACCAGATGCTCTTCATCAACACCGACGGCTGGGGCGGCCGGGTGATGATCAACGACTTCCGCGACGGCGCCGCCCCCTCGGAGGTGCGCTACCACGAGTCCTGGGGCCAGAGCGTGCTGCTCCACGGCTGGCACGACCCGGAGGACCTGCAGCTCGCGGGCGACTTCCTGAACCGGGGCCATGATCAGGTGCTGTTCTTCAACCGCTCCGGCGTGGGGAGCCGCGTGATGATCGCCGACTTCAGCGACGGCGTGGTCCCGGCGGAAGACGGT
This DNA window, taken from Corallococcus coralloides DSM 2259, encodes the following:
- a CDS encoding Hint domain-containing protein — protein: MLHVTPSWKRLALSAMVFSTPLMAGCTAEPTREAPTASVRQDRAHDSLKMSKLYAQWKQQHANGTQMPLDLGDADQYAFLMKRLEAAGNTPANSPRLFSSLSRQRERVLAEKASGNVKAQTTTAEWCGHLLPLEEIAHGSGETTFQGSGYLTCAGGADYSYVDFNAYSTTPDRQEFQLLATTATEDYLAKTLETDPLNVVLDAGPDRVLYYDSVAMAYDEASGRMETFYSTADTTVLLLPPGLNFDHPRELIGTGLAGNAIRTCLERGSATGALDCDYTLAKKDAAGNITAFAGGYTGVAAVNAQTSVAAKKWLPDTTAYWPTPGAFNAARLYLPARGTYVTGLPANCTVTTVKSEVNIVLLSAGGRCKVNNVAATTPGTVVLTGSLPLGTGADASSIPFNGLMDLGTDCLAHEQDVAMQAFTTVNATCPRSGGGFSPVTRVGFRRLAVLDFKNSCLAAGTRVLRADGRSVPVESVKVGDRVLSNTSGRALTVTTVTKGTESQPMVRLKAGKGQDVLVTNTHPMVSRTRGVVTAGELAVGDVLMTKDGEATLASVERVPFKGQVYNLTLGTDTELLDVGAKEHTLIANGFVVGDARMQTDLAREKHTPVASDVLAVLPAAWHADYLNSRR
- a CDS encoding HipA domain-containing protein, encoding MDPTLPVSTTGILDVLIGDVHVGTLTLLADERIEFSLSEDYRQRYPRPVLGQFFEDDLSRRHTSRMRLPPFFSNLLPEGPLRDLISERQHIARQREFFFIAHLGADLSGAVIVRPAGELAGHDAPLVDVPAEPVSDGEPLRFSLAGVQLKFSMLRRDRGMTLPMGGLGGDWIVKLPDNRYDRVPENELSVMTWARATGIDVPELQLLPVSELHGLPEGITLREDLAYAIRRFDRPSPGRRVHMEDLAQVLGLYSDEKYKKYNYETIANVLLKVAGLDALQEFLRRLVFIIACGNGDAHHKNWSLYYPDGTRPTLSPAYDFVSTIQYMPQDQLALNLAKSKRFEDVSLQSFERLARKLGLADEDVLPVVKGAVEVALDAWTTLRADLPMPELFKQRIEEHWKRVPLLQGNVKRSSGELRQTVNAFFTLYNELPRLGPGSDACTREALRRLSPLPPSPRVLDLGAGTGRQSLVLARELGTRVTAVDLHRPYLDRLEREAREQGLSDAIVTRQEDMSALSLPPGSFDLLWSEGAIYLLGFEQGLRQWRPLLAAGGQVAVTECTWLTDVRPPEAVRFWASGYPSMGNIAQNRARAEAAGFTVLDTFTLPASAWWDDYYTPLLQRIERLRPTADAALREVIAAAEQEVNLYRRHGDSYGYVFYLLRSREA
- a CDS encoding DUF262 domain-containing protein yields the protein MPAPLTRRPETKSFSIEDLLDRVRRGEVRIPDFQRPLRWTAEDVRDLLDSVYRGYPIGTLLFWRREAPAANVSFGPVRIDAPSTSQGLWAVDGQQRVTALAGVLLHPSYGDEAGRDDFHLYFDLETEELHAPPAAGAPPPHWLPMNEVLDSESLLHWLNRYPGREANPEHLRAAIRLGKAIREYQVPAYVVDTADEKVLRIIFKRLNTAGRPLTDEEVFNALYVGSRSLSLESVTEGLRELGFGSIPESLLLRAVLAVRGLDFTRGYQEQLNQDDELTETVRRTDRALRDAIVFLKRDAFIPHLKLLPEPETSLVLLTRFFQLHPEPSPRSRELVSRWFWRHIVFGGWGLKPAEALQVFAAIRSDEERSIQALLGQVPPPLIRWWMETGMPVIPNAPMGPPLVLRIAMMSLQPRHLLTGAVLEPGELLELPGEGLQPILPPGDVRWMTPGIVDRRMVRRVMDGTFGFLFHPPVPGRSLVQVLEARPPPAEEILQSHGLTPKALDALRGNDGLGFLQLRQAVLEPVLRQFMEARTRWDDSDRPSLQSMIIDDDED
- a CDS encoding M12 family metallopeptidase, encoding MRITHHARFLRALTAVACLGTACRPEDAAEPTTPPAPQSPAISGMRSAWVRIGPKADAREVKYEAIDGLAIFEGDIILGTVEDVERESPKVKAQAANRVSAESIQVSGSSKRWPNGVVPYVHVYGSLDDNFVVNDAIRHWQRRTGLRFVPISASTPTSVDHVYFVKGQGCSSSVGRQGGRQFVTLEGTCTLGNVIHELGHAIGFWHEQSREDRDLFVDIISANILPGREGAFEQHISNGDDFGPYDYGSIMHYGPTAFGKPDPVNGKPMETIRTKGGQFIGQRIALSAGDVASAASMYPGETKGNFEEITSTGYVKGWTFDTASPSVSTDVHYYIDGPAGVGVFGGSALANVARPDVNTAHDGILGDHGFYFPVPAHFRDGQNHTMHVYGIDAQNLHNPLLAGSPRTFNLPGAFGTLENISYDGTVTGWALDLDSPSASITVYYSIDGNPASVANVVANLYRADVKNLYPMASGANGFSFRIPDHYVDGLEHTLRIYALDQQGRHSPLLVNAPKTFRLAMPSVYKAGVFAGTGSADQLIAVDGSGYGPRVLVSGYVNANAFPIFHYQEAWSASVLLNGWHNPGDIKLQGDFRGLGYDQMLFINTDGWGGRVMINDFRDGAAPSEVRYHESWGQSVLLHGWHDPEDLQLAGDFLNRGHDQVLFFNRSGVGSRVMIADFSDGVVPAEDGYREEWSGPNSFEDCSEPDDRLYVGDFQNRGYDQVLCLNRSGTGARVKILDFSAGVAPAQVRYVEAAGAFTVLDGLMDADDNQAAGDFRGLGYDQLLLVNNGTTGTAMLIADFLDGVAPAEVRYSEAQGASYYPTLLANRMLVGDFRGLGHDQVLYGSWGDPTYFTTILDFSDGIAPPERLFQKVEMN